One stretch of Pseudomonas poae DNA includes these proteins:
- a CDS encoding DsbC family protein: MFKPTRTILAMTLLALAGTAVAASPADKNADKVVMLPASAMLAIEKNGKFAIISDTGRFIIQGTVYDVWAKKELKTIEDARIAAHYIPVDKTNLGFKDLAPLTVGNGEKAITMFSDPACGFCKEIIQQARSSLPEGYRLDVLMLPLLSQESAIRTKELLCAKDKVAAWKAGASGDMKTPLEQLPTAQCDLDVISKRRMTAQFLGARNVPFLIRDDGLTREGKPEEGLRAWIESNRTL, translated from the coding sequence ATGTTCAAACCAACCCGAACCATTCTTGCGATGACGCTGCTTGCATTGGCTGGCACCGCAGTAGCAGCGAGCCCTGCGGACAAGAACGCAGACAAGGTAGTGATGCTTCCTGCGTCTGCAATGCTGGCGATCGAGAAGAACGGCAAATTCGCCATCATCAGCGATACCGGCCGATTCATCATCCAGGGAACGGTTTATGACGTGTGGGCGAAGAAAGAGTTAAAAACCATCGAGGATGCTCGGATCGCCGCCCACTACATCCCAGTGGATAAGACCAACCTCGGTTTCAAGGATCTCGCCCCCCTCACAGTCGGCAACGGTGAGAAAGCAATCACCATGTTCTCCGACCCTGCTTGTGGTTTCTGCAAAGAGATCATTCAACAAGCCCGCTCATCCCTTCCCGAGGGGTATCGACTCGACGTGCTGATGTTGCCGCTGCTCAGCCAAGAGAGCGCGATTCGCACCAAAGAACTCCTCTGCGCGAAAGACAAGGTTGCTGCGTGGAAAGCCGGCGCTTCCGGCGACATGAAAACTCCTCTCGAACAGCTCCCAACCGCGCAGTGTGATCTCGATGTGATCTCGAAGCGCCGGATGACAGCTCAGTTTCTTGGAGCTCGAAATGTCCCTTTCCTCATTCGTGATGACGGTTTGACCCGAGAAGGCAAGCCTGAAGAAGGCCTGCGCGCCTGGATTGAATCGAATCGCACCCTCTAA
- a CDS encoding pilus assembly protein, with product MALSNPFSIEAKVRRAMAKVERDRAPKRLSAAFLGKGLLFSAVVAGSVVLLASRYSIAIASQDSLCLPPYRLWIIDKKQDDLVRGEIYAFHSKGLSPIFADGTIIVKVLEGMPGDRAKVTLDETTINGVPVGKGLQVANQHGIDPQKYVREGEIGEGRYWFFGRTPDSFDSRYWGSASTDQIIGKAYPIW from the coding sequence ATGGCGTTGTCGAACCCCTTCAGCATTGAGGCCAAGGTGCGAAGGGCAATGGCGAAGGTTGAGCGAGATCGAGCTCCAAAGCGACTCTCGGCAGCCTTTCTCGGCAAAGGCCTACTCTTTTCCGCAGTGGTTGCCGGCAGCGTTGTGCTGCTGGCATCCCGTTATTCGATCGCTATCGCTAGCCAGGACTCCCTATGCCTGCCCCCTTACAGGCTATGGATCATCGATAAAAAGCAGGATGACCTGGTGCGAGGGGAAATCTATGCCTTTCACTCCAAAGGTCTGAGTCCGATCTTTGCTGACGGCACGATCATCGTGAAGGTGCTTGAGGGAATGCCTGGCGATCGCGCCAAGGTCACGCTTGATGAAACAACCATCAATGGCGTGCCCGTAGGCAAAGGGCTTCAGGTAGCCAACCAGCACGGGATTGATCCCCAGAAATACGTTCGGGAAGGGGAAATAGGCGAGGGCCGTTACTGGTTCTTCGGCCGCACGCCAGATTCTTTCGACTCCCGCTACTGGGGCTCAGCGTCGACGGACCAAATCATCGGGAAGGCGTATCCAATATGGTGA
- a CDS encoding NERD domain-containing protein, translated as MLYLPPVFILGILAGIAHVRLLEFPAYRGWWGEYKVNFMLRLCLSGEYKVFANAIYRGKTRGESTQVDHIIVSRYGIFVLETKCFKGKIITYPEAPESWLQIVGRRKYRVQNPLMQNYAHVKAVQKVTGVHSQKIHSYAVMAGQASFTYGMPERVYSIWGVIRKIQSYKAPVFTRGHVVSICRALSERRIKGGYWAARRHVEKLKRRGEDGSTTCHEDRPREEHLSPPQQEQQQ; from the coding sequence ATGCTGTACCTACCCCCGGTTTTTATTCTGGGGATTCTCGCGGGCATCGCCCACGTTCGTCTACTTGAATTCCCGGCCTACCGAGGGTGGTGGGGTGAGTACAAGGTGAACTTCATGCTCCGCCTATGCCTCAGTGGCGAATACAAAGTGTTCGCCAACGCGATCTATCGCGGCAAGACAAGGGGAGAGTCGACACAGGTTGACCACATTATCGTGTCGCGCTACGGGATCTTTGTCCTGGAAACGAAGTGTTTCAAGGGAAAGATCATTACCTACCCAGAAGCCCCCGAGAGCTGGTTGCAGATCGTCGGCCGAAGGAAATATCGCGTGCAAAACCCGCTGATGCAGAACTATGCACACGTGAAGGCAGTTCAGAAGGTCACCGGAGTCCACTCTCAGAAAATCCACAGCTACGCAGTGATGGCAGGGCAGGCCAGCTTCACTTATGGAATGCCTGAGCGGGTCTACAGCATTTGGGGCGTGATTCGTAAAATCCAGTCCTACAAAGCCCCGGTTTTTACTCGGGGCCATGTGGTGTCAATTTGCCGGGCGCTGAGCGAGCGCAGAATCAAGGGAGGGTATTGGGCTGCAAGACGGCATGTCGAAAAGCTGAAGCGCCGAGGCGAGGATGGATCTACAACGTGCCATGAAGATAGACCCCGAGAGGAACACCTATCGCCACCCCAACAAGAACAGCAGCAGTGA
- a CDS encoding disulfide bond formation protein DsbA, protein MATKTIPFAITITALATALVVGSYHYFSTVSVLEGQINTLEGELTIARAQAVDPASIQEIIGNLKQLPEDDIPAAPDNWIYGSSSARYTLVEMTDTECPYCRDHFPLLKALIESSAGQINAAILHVPALGEASRRQALAIECAGEQGGSDAAWKYTQTVFDKTGGNGKGVSESLVSLATELGLDGKRFAACTDSKQAIERVTGDLDQAIKLGIQQTPSTLLLDNQTGMSMVLQGANASHEGILKAIASLSKAGGAK, encoded by the coding sequence ATGGCAACGAAAACCATCCCCTTTGCTATCACCATCACAGCCCTTGCCACCGCTTTGGTTGTTGGTTCCTATCACTATTTCTCCACCGTGAGCGTGCTGGAAGGCCAGATCAATACTCTCGAAGGTGAGCTGACTATTGCGAGAGCACAAGCAGTCGACCCCGCCTCTATCCAAGAGATCATCGGTAACCTCAAACAGCTTCCAGAAGATGATATCCCCGCAGCTCCGGACAACTGGATCTATGGCTCTTCATCTGCTCGGTACACGCTCGTCGAGATGACGGATACGGAATGTCCTTACTGCCGCGATCACTTCCCCCTGCTGAAAGCGCTTATCGAGTCGTCAGCGGGGCAAATCAATGCCGCGATTCTCCATGTCCCCGCCCTTGGCGAGGCATCACGCCGGCAAGCCCTGGCGATCGAGTGTGCTGGTGAGCAAGGCGGCTCAGATGCTGCCTGGAAGTACACCCAGACGGTTTTCGATAAAACCGGTGGCAACGGCAAGGGGGTTTCAGAATCACTCGTTTCTCTTGCGACAGAGCTTGGCCTGGATGGGAAGCGTTTTGCAGCCTGCACAGACTCGAAGCAGGCCATCGAGCGAGTTACTGGCGATCTTGATCAAGCCATAAAGCTGGGCATCCAACAGACCCCTTCAACCCTGCTCCTGGACAACCAGACAGGCATGTCGATGGTTCTCCAAGGTGCTAACGCTAGTCATGAAGGCATCCTCAAAGCGATTGCCAGTCTCAGCAAAGCAGGGGGTGCCAAGTGA
- the traL gene encoding type IV conjugative transfer system protein TraL yields MSEPIKIPAYIDQPPHVMFWRLDEVMPIGIGLVAGVLLAQLILCTVVGLLLARFYRRFCDNRPDGYLLHAIYWHWGAIGRKSVRSMPNSYEREFV; encoded by the coding sequence GTGAGCGAGCCAATCAAAATTCCGGCATACATCGACCAGCCGCCACACGTGATGTTTTGGCGTTTGGATGAGGTCATGCCGATAGGGATCGGTTTGGTTGCAGGCGTTCTTCTGGCACAGCTGATTCTTTGCACAGTGGTGGGTCTCCTGCTCGCTCGCTTCTATCGTCGCTTCTGCGACAACCGCCCTGACGGCTATCTGCTTCACGCCATTTACTGGCACTGGGGAGCCATTGGCCGGAAGAGTGTGCGATCCATGCCCAATTCCTACGAGAGAGAGTTCGTCTGA
- a CDS encoding single-stranded DNA-binding protein: MARGVNKVILVGTCGQDPETRYLPNGNAVTNLSLATSEQWTDKQTGQKVEKTEWHRVSLFGKVAEIAGEYLRKGSQVYIEGKLQTREWEKDGIKRYTTEIIVDMQGRMQLLGGRPERDNSQGQPREQRPQQQQQRPSQSPRDPAPQHDPHYDSFDDDIPLPQLAVCF; encoded by the coding sequence ATGGCTCGCGGCGTAAATAAAGTGATCTTGGTTGGCACCTGTGGTCAAGATCCAGAAACTCGCTACTTACCGAACGGTAATGCAGTAACCAATCTCAGCCTTGCAACAAGTGAGCAGTGGACTGACAAGCAAACGGGACAGAAAGTCGAAAAGACCGAATGGCACCGTGTTTCTTTGTTTGGGAAAGTCGCTGAAATCGCTGGTGAGTATCTGCGGAAAGGATCGCAGGTATACATCGAAGGTAAGCTTCAAACACGAGAGTGGGAAAAAGACGGTATCAAACGGTACACCACCGAAATTATCGTCGACATGCAGGGCAGAATGCAGCTCCTGGGTGGTAGGCCAGAGCGCGACAACTCTCAAGGGCAACCCCGTGAGCAGCGTCCGCAACAGCAACAACAACGTCCTAGTCAGTCACCACGCGATCCTGCTCCACAGCATGATCCGCATTATGACAGCTTCGACGACGACATCCCTTTGCCCCAATTAGCCGTTTGCTTCTAA
- the traV gene encoding type IV conjugative transfer system protein TraV: MIKKIILVSAIAALTTGCTNLLNVGSSEYACKGMPSGVTCMSAKDVYSATEGDDYKTQLKQEQEGVEAGSDKSTGTGATRVLIAEGSDNAPMPMRARNPLPIRSQAVVMRIAIDPWEDEKGDLYVPGFIYTEVEARRWEIGARTPQATPTLRPLTIVQPPQANSAK, translated from the coding sequence ATGATTAAGAAAATTATCCTTGTAAGCGCAATTGCTGCATTGACTACCGGCTGCACGAATCTTCTCAACGTAGGCTCAAGTGAGTATGCATGTAAAGGTATGCCGAGCGGCGTTACTTGCATGTCCGCAAAAGATGTTTATTCGGCAACTGAGGGTGATGACTACAAAACCCAGTTGAAGCAAGAACAAGAAGGCGTTGAGGCCGGCAGTGATAAATCAACAGGTACCGGCGCAACGCGCGTGCTTATCGCAGAAGGATCGGACAACGCCCCAATGCCGATGAGAGCGAGAAATCCTCTTCCGATCCGCTCGCAGGCTGTAGTCATGCGTATCGCAATTGATCCATGGGAGGACGAGAAAGGCGATCTGTATGTTCCTGGCTTCATTTATACCGAAGTGGAAGCGCGTCGCTGGGAGATCGGTGCTCGAACCCCTCAGGCAACACCAACCTTGCGTCCCCTCACGATCGTTCAGCCGCCGCAGGCTAATTCTGCCAAGTAG
- a CDS encoding conjugal transfer protein, giving the protein MSLPVSLHFFKPAALVLAMAAVMPAIAQEQIQIPGMNMPVAASTQPQVVAKPADSPESVPERQEEPQGEKKPRLVAITPGSVENPSVPASVVKKPTPVQPIESRQDVVVASGTNTLIPISRGQINRLVTPFDNPHIQTVSEADISTSGNVIYVTTQDEKPVTMFVTPEDDESVAISLTLLPQGVPPIQANLILAKNVQGLASGMPVTSSTNYSGQARKWERSQPYMDTLRSLMREMALGKLPRGYSFGALTSGNKIPACAQPSLSFDFSKSQLIEGHDFRVFVATAENVSARTVEFDHGSCTHPHRAAVSAWPDEVLEPGQKTEVFVVTRVPTEVPQSSTRPSLLQ; this is encoded by the coding sequence ATGTCACTTCCAGTTTCCCTCCATTTCTTCAAGCCAGCTGCGCTCGTATTGGCTATGGCTGCCGTAATGCCTGCTATTGCCCAGGAGCAGATCCAGATACCAGGCATGAACATGCCAGTTGCTGCCAGCACGCAGCCTCAAGTGGTTGCCAAGCCTGCGGATTCTCCAGAGAGCGTTCCTGAACGACAGGAAGAGCCGCAGGGGGAAAAGAAACCACGTCTGGTTGCCATTACTCCGGGCTCTGTTGAAAACCCCAGTGTGCCGGCCAGCGTTGTGAAGAAGCCCACTCCTGTTCAGCCCATCGAGTCTCGCCAGGATGTGGTCGTTGCAAGCGGCACAAACACCCTGATTCCGATCAGCAGAGGCCAAATCAACCGTCTGGTTACGCCGTTCGATAACCCTCATATCCAAACGGTAAGTGAGGCTGATATTTCGACAAGTGGAAACGTCATCTACGTCACTACTCAGGATGAGAAGCCGGTGACCATGTTCGTCACACCTGAGGACGATGAGTCTGTTGCAATTTCCCTGACGTTGCTGCCGCAGGGCGTACCTCCCATCCAGGCGAACCTGATCCTGGCGAAAAACGTACAAGGGCTGGCGAGCGGCATGCCCGTAACCTCGTCGACGAACTACAGCGGCCAGGCGCGGAAGTGGGAACGCTCTCAGCCGTATATGGACACTCTTCGCTCCCTCATGCGCGAAATGGCGCTAGGCAAGTTGCCGCGTGGATACAGCTTCGGTGCGCTTACCAGCGGCAACAAGATCCCCGCCTGTGCGCAGCCAAGCCTCAGCTTCGATTTCAGCAAGTCGCAGTTGATCGAGGGCCATGACTTCAGAGTCTTCGTGGCCACCGCCGAAAACGTGTCGGCCAGAACCGTTGAGTTCGATCACGGCTCGTGCACTCACCCTCACCGAGCAGCTGTAAGCGCATGGCCAGATGAGGTGCTTGAACCTGGCCAGAAAACAGAAGTGTTTGTCGTCACTCGGGTTCCGACCGAAGTACCGCAAAGCTCCACTCGTCCAAGCCTGTTGCAGTAA
- a CDS encoding pilus assembly protein translates to MLFKSLSNSFDGMRGENQFLRIAVAGLVLSNLLVSCSALNKDEVVTVIPPTLTETAWVSKTQSSGEYADAWALYIAMMLGNVTPHNASVVKDALGPILDKSIYQDTMKVLDTQIHQIRQDRVTLSFEPQKVLRDNLNENKFYVTGRSVSEGPAGDKKRSNRTYEFELMIKDYKPVLSWVSTNSGDARTQDVVDRENSKAEKQAEREKRKNQQR, encoded by the coding sequence ATGCTTTTTAAGTCGCTTAGCAATTCGTTCGATGGCATGCGCGGAGAAAATCAGTTTTTGCGCATTGCCGTTGCTGGCCTTGTATTGAGCAATCTGCTGGTGTCTTGCTCTGCTCTCAACAAGGATGAAGTGGTCACCGTGATACCACCTACCCTGACTGAGACCGCCTGGGTCAGTAAAACGCAAAGTTCCGGGGAGTACGCCGACGCATGGGCTCTTTACATCGCGATGATGCTAGGCAACGTCACCCCGCATAATGCCTCTGTCGTAAAAGATGCCCTGGGGCCTATCCTTGATAAGTCGATCTATCAAGATACGATGAAGGTTCTCGATACTCAGATTCATCAGATCCGCCAGGATCGTGTGACCTTAAGCTTCGAGCCGCAGAAAGTGCTCCGCGATAACCTCAACGAGAACAAGTTCTACGTTACCGGCCGCTCCGTGAGCGAAGGGCCGGCGGGCGACAAAAAGCGTAGCAATCGAACCTATGAGTTCGAGCTTATGATCAAAGACTACAAGCCTGTCCTGAGCTGGGTTAGTACGAACTCTGGCGATGCTCGAACCCAGGATGTGGTTGATCGCGAGAACAGCAAGGCGGAGAAACAAGCGGAGCGCGAGAAGAGAAAGAATCAGCAGCGCTAA
- a CDS encoding pilus assembly protein: MKAIQQFLEKLTPRGKLMLAIGGTVLVVGTIVGVAMNAASPERKARAAAKPQVEAILTDEDPRALGLDSIASQLRQLQAQQNRLERVMGQKEKDVQLKNTQEKVSGLEQELQLLQQELARVGREKKGTGESGDNSSDSSTANQARSPIPPRESAFINKVTSSPADLTDVYSNLPPEQPEDPKSRSSEKKETPKIRVIKGKEDEGKSDKPEELSVTLPAGSILSGVLVTGMDAPTGKQAQRDPFPSLIRIKNEAILPNRFRADFRECFLIAGGWGDLSSERAYLRAERLSCVRNDGSVLESSLEAYATGEDGKAGIRGRLVSKQGQILARSLMAGFMQGVASAFNVQKVPTINVTRAGDNGDTVAPVYEQAFDSNALQSAGFSGAGTALERVADFYLEMAESIFPVIEIDAMRDVDFIVNKGMTVKFNAATLKVNDVNN, translated from the coding sequence GTGAAAGCGATTCAGCAATTCCTCGAAAAACTCACGCCCAGAGGCAAGCTGATGCTTGCCATCGGTGGGACGGTTCTGGTCGTGGGTACTATCGTTGGCGTCGCCATGAACGCGGCGAGCCCCGAGCGCAAGGCACGCGCAGCGGCAAAGCCTCAGGTAGAGGCCATCCTCACCGATGAAGACCCCCGCGCGTTGGGCTTGGACTCGATCGCCAGCCAACTGCGACAGCTCCAGGCGCAGCAAAACCGCCTTGAGCGCGTGATGGGGCAGAAAGAAAAGGACGTTCAGCTCAAAAATACGCAAGAAAAAGTAAGCGGCCTGGAGCAAGAACTCCAGTTGCTTCAGCAGGAGCTGGCGCGGGTTGGACGGGAAAAGAAAGGCACTGGTGAGAGTGGTGATAACTCGTCCGACAGCTCCACCGCCAACCAGGCGCGTTCCCCTATCCCCCCTCGCGAATCGGCATTCATCAACAAAGTAACAAGCTCGCCGGCAGATCTGACTGACGTTTACTCGAACCTGCCACCTGAGCAACCGGAAGACCCTAAGTCGCGATCAAGCGAGAAAAAGGAAACGCCCAAGATCCGGGTGATCAAGGGCAAGGAAGACGAGGGAAAGAGCGACAAGCCTGAGGAGCTATCTGTGACGCTGCCCGCTGGATCGATCTTGTCTGGCGTCTTGGTCACAGGTATGGACGCGCCAACTGGAAAGCAGGCACAACGCGACCCTTTCCCGAGCCTGATCCGCATCAAGAATGAAGCAATCCTTCCTAACCGCTTCAGGGCTGATTTTCGCGAATGCTTCCTGATCGCCGGCGGCTGGGGTGACCTCAGCTCGGAAAGAGCCTATCTGCGAGCGGAGCGCCTGTCGTGCGTACGCAATGATGGTTCGGTGCTGGAGTCCAGCCTGGAGGCATACGCAACGGGCGAGGATGGGAAGGCAGGCATCCGTGGCCGTTTGGTTAGCAAGCAGGGCCAAATCCTTGCAAGAAGCCTTATGGCTGGCTTCATGCAGGGGGTCGCGAGTGCTTTCAACGTTCAAAAGGTACCGACCATCAACGTCACCCGCGCTGGAGATAACGGCGACACCGTTGCTCCTGTTTACGAGCAGGCATTCGATAGCAATGCACTTCAGTCGGCCGGCTTCAGTGGGGCGGGGACGGCTCTTGAGCGAGTCGCCGACTTCTATCTCGAGATGGCTGAAAGCATCTTCCCTGTTATTGAAATCGACGCAATGCGTGATGTTGATTTTATCGTCAATAAAGGCATGACCGTTAAGTTCAATGCAGCAACTCTCAAAGTCAATGACGTAAACAATTAA
- a CDS encoding DNA recombination protein produces the protein MRVSTMKIVDIAQRTPDWHEWRREGISATSCAVIMGENPDKTPLELWKELVGIVEPADLSVIPQVRRGVKFEPLALQAFEDKYGKMALPFCAESTAYPFIRASFDGVLDDKSPVEIKNLSETNHLEVLQLREHSKAFKLYRWQVMHQMIVSGARRGYLWFWSPKHEPCCLIVDWDDLLVRRIIQAEEIFWGLVMRGVPPEADPKRDVIPLDRLDLAAWRPLANARRAKESKIAELKAQLKVLTKEAKDLEAEILPLLGEFRRADALGVKVTSYEVAGTVDWKGVAHELEAVIPPDVIARHQTGSSMATRVSVDASYDESKAKPEPLPRIRQKVDAINETVEEPSQFFGTFWF, from the coding sequence ATGAGGGTGTCGACAATGAAAATCGTTGACATCGCGCAGCGGACTCCTGATTGGCACGAGTGGCGAAGGGAAGGCATCAGTGCAACCAGTTGCGCTGTCATCATGGGTGAAAACCCTGATAAAACGCCCCTGGAGCTGTGGAAGGAATTGGTTGGAATTGTCGAGCCAGCTGACTTGTCGGTAATCCCGCAGGTTAGGAGGGGAGTCAAATTCGAACCGCTAGCGCTACAAGCCTTTGAGGATAAGTACGGCAAGATGGCTTTGCCGTTCTGTGCAGAGTCGACCGCATACCCTTTTATTCGGGCATCGTTCGATGGGGTTCTGGATGACAAGTCTCCGGTAGAGATCAAGAATCTCTCCGAAACCAACCATCTGGAGGTGCTGCAACTCAGGGAGCATAGCAAGGCATTTAAGCTGTACCGCTGGCAAGTGATGCACCAGATGATCGTCAGTGGAGCACGGCGCGGTTACCTGTGGTTTTGGTCGCCGAAGCATGAACCCTGCTGTTTGATCGTTGACTGGGATGACCTTCTGGTGAGACGAATCATTCAGGCAGAAGAAATCTTCTGGGGGCTGGTGATGCGCGGTGTGCCGCCTGAGGCCGATCCAAAGCGGGACGTTATTCCGCTGGATAGGCTGGACCTGGCTGCATGGCGTCCGCTAGCAAATGCCAGGAGAGCGAAGGAGAGCAAGATTGCTGAGCTGAAGGCCCAGTTGAAAGTGCTCACCAAGGAAGCAAAAGACCTTGAGGCCGAGATCCTGCCGTTGCTGGGGGAGTTCCGCCGGGCCGATGCTCTGGGTGTGAAAGTCACGAGCTACGAAGTGGCTGGCACTGTGGATTGGAAAGGTGTTGCGCACGAGCTGGAGGCGGTTATTCCGCCCGATGTGATCGCGAGACACCAGACCGGTTCGTCAATGGCTACGCGGGTCTCTGTGGATGCCTCCTACGATGAAAGTAAGGCCAAACCTGAGCCGTTGCCCCGCATACGGCAAAAGGTGGACGCAATAAATGAGACGGTCGAAGAGCCGTCACAGTTTTTCGGAACCTTCTGGTTCTAA
- a CDS encoding conjugal transfer protein: MVKKQLAMCIGLAFGCTMAIAGDDLGIRKYDINEFDPALLEQVREISRNAKAARDEVSGRDDMSWVGEMAEKAIAQGSDEESLQNESALASADGSDREKKHPLGDGNRTLIFVSWSMGATALKDILLSFDGLPGVGIVFRGIPDGMSMSDAVTKMHLLTQETQSTVSVLLDPLAFQRHSVSAVPTVALEAPNDALIAKAAGSSSVSYIEGAVKDGKRGDLGTIGTTQEIIEPDLMEVAKQRIAELDTDAMKKRAIARFWDNHKGHPLPPVTESATRLVDASVIVPNDILDSQGRVVQKAGRINPLDMMPFDQKLVVIDPTQPWQVALARREYADHGANLTVTVMATQIPTASGWDLFNSVQDSLDAPLYLLPPDMAERFQILRAPSVVTADTKNFIVREVAQTAFEEANHEHQ; the protein is encoded by the coding sequence ATGGTGAAAAAGCAACTAGCCATGTGCATTGGGCTGGCCTTCGGCTGCACGATGGCCATCGCCGGCGATGACCTTGGCATTCGCAAGTACGACATCAATGAATTCGATCCGGCGCTCCTCGAGCAGGTCAGGGAAATCAGCCGAAATGCGAAAGCGGCACGCGATGAAGTAAGCGGCCGCGATGACATGAGTTGGGTGGGTGAGATGGCCGAAAAGGCGATCGCTCAAGGCAGTGATGAGGAGTCCCTGCAGAACGAGTCAGCACTCGCCAGCGCAGATGGCTCAGATCGCGAGAAAAAACATCCCCTGGGCGATGGAAACCGCACTCTAATATTCGTGTCGTGGTCGATGGGAGCCACTGCCCTCAAAGACATACTGCTGTCCTTTGACGGACTGCCTGGTGTTGGCATCGTTTTTCGAGGCATCCCTGATGGTATGTCGATGAGCGATGCTGTGACCAAAATGCACCTCCTCACGCAAGAGACGCAAAGCACTGTGAGTGTTCTGCTCGATCCTCTCGCATTCCAGCGTCATAGCGTTTCAGCCGTCCCCACCGTCGCTCTCGAAGCACCGAATGATGCATTGATCGCTAAAGCTGCTGGTTCGTCCTCTGTCAGCTATATCGAGGGGGCCGTTAAGGATGGTAAGCGTGGGGATCTAGGCACTATTGGCACTACACAGGAAATCATCGAGCCAGACCTCATGGAGGTTGCGAAACAGCGCATCGCAGAGCTGGACACCGACGCCATGAAGAAGCGAGCGATCGCTCGATTTTGGGATAACCACAAAGGGCACCCATTGCCGCCGGTAACGGAGAGTGCGACACGTCTCGTCGACGCATCTGTCATCGTTCCTAATGACATCCTCGACAGCCAAGGAAGGGTTGTTCAGAAGGCGGGGAGGATCAATCCACTCGACATGATGCCGTTTGACCAGAAACTGGTCGTGATTGATCCGACGCAGCCTTGGCAGGTTGCCCTGGCCAGGCGTGAATATGCAGACCATGGGGCAAATCTGACCGTCACGGTGATGGCGACTCAGATTCCCACTGCCTCTGGTTGGGATCTGTTCAACAGCGTTCAAGACAGCCTGGATGCGCCCTTGTACCTGCTGCCGCCTGACATGGCGGAGCGCTTCCAAATCCTTCGAGCCCCATCTGTCGTAACAGCCGACACCAAAAACTTTATCGTCCGCGAGGTTGCTCAAACAGCCTTCGAGGAGGCCAATCATGAGCATCAATAA